The Lycium barbarum isolate Lr01 chromosome 9, ASM1917538v2, whole genome shotgun sequence genome has a segment encoding these proteins:
- the LOC132611843 gene encoding uncharacterized protein LOC132611843: MGNFLQILSWYEKKCDKICDYVLEQDPQNDQMTSPMIQKDTVSACKIETIKASLEELNGDYFALLVDESFDVSRKEKMTIVLRYIDKNGFVIERILDIVHVQDTRALSLKRAIVNLLAQHSFSLSYVHGKCYDGASNMQGEINGLKMLIRQESRSAHSIHCFAHQLQLTLVAVSKKYIEVGKLVVLVSNILNVLESSFKRMDEFQDSQKERIQEALDLGKLTTGRGLNQELGLSRACDTRWGSHFKSFNDFILMFGSILNVLESLVLDARLLDERAKAMGYLKACRTYEVVFMLHLMSDVLGITNELNKCLQKKGARFGKCHATC, encoded by the coding sequence ATGGgtaattttcttcaaattctctCATGGTATGAGAAAAAGTGTGATAAAATTTGTGATTATGTACTGGAACAGGATCCTCAAAATGATCAAATGACTTCTCCAATGATTCAGAAAGATACTGTGAGTGCTTGTAAGATAGAAACAATTAAAGCTAGTCTTGAGGAATTAAATGGTGACTACTTTGCCTTACTAGTTGATGAGTCTTTTGATGTGTCACGCAAGGAGAAAATGACCATTGTCTTACGATATATTGATAAAAATGGATTTGTGATAGAGCGAATTCTTGACATTGTTCATGTTCAAGATACTAGAGCTTTGTCTCTAAAGAGGGCAATTGTTAATTTACTTGCTCAACATTCCTTCAGTCTATCATATGTGCATGGAAAATGTTACGACGGAGCAAGCAATATGCAAGGTGAGATCAATGGCCTTAAAATGTTGATTAGGCAAGAAAGTAGATCGGCCCATTCCATTCATTGTTTTgctcatcaacttcaactaaCTCTTGTTGCGGTCTCAAAAAAATATATTGAAGTAGGAAAACTTGTAGTATTGGTTTCAAATATTTTGAATGTATTGGAATCTTCTTTTAAGCGTATGGATGAGTTTCAAGATTCTCAAAAAGAAAGAATTCAAGAGGCATTAGATTTGGGTAAGCTCACAACCGGTAGGGGCTTGAATCAAGAACTTGGTCTTTCAAGAGCTTGTGATACTCGTTGGGGATCTCATTTTAAATCTTTTAATGATTTTATTCTTATGTTTGGCTCTATTCTTAATGTTCTTGAATCACTCGTTCTTGATGCACGACTATTGGATGAAAGAGCCAAGGCAATGGGATATCTCAAAGCTTGTCGAACATATGAGGTTGTGTTCATGTTGCATTTGATGAGTGATGTTTTAGGAATAACAAATGAGCTTAATAAATGCTTACAAAAAAAAGGAGCAAGATTTGGCAAATGCCATGCTACTTGTTGA